Proteins found in one Herbiconiux sp. A18JL235 genomic segment:
- a CDS encoding ABC transporter substrate-binding protein: MFHRTRTIAGAAVLALTMGGLAACAAPASNGAGSDECAPSDGKVTLTYWSWIPNIEDVVAEFNASHPDIQVEASSIVGDEAYQNYFNALKAGKAPDVGQMEYDRIPEFRAGDHLQNIVNCEPVADLADRVVPWTYNQVSLGTDSLYATPTDIGTLGLYYRTDIFEQYGLGTPTTWDEYMAAAEKLKAANPSISITSFAPQDTSTLQGLVWQAGATPYTYSDDSFVLDMRSEAMNKVADYWQQMIDKGYVDTAATPFSPALYAGWNDGTIASYIGPSWMDFLLQPNAANTAGKWGVLPLPAWEKGQASGGNWGGGGTAVFAGTEHPYEAAVFADWLSTSSEANEAMFSTGGQSASLAWAESGAYDKPIPFYNDQPIFSVFAESADATDTSFQWAPDQTNLNGYLQDALSGAFDGSSTIKDAFATTQSKVAADLESLSIPVEEK, translated from the coding sequence ATGTTCCATCGCACACGCACGATCGCCGGGGCAGCCGTCCTGGCGCTCACCATGGGTGGCCTCGCTGCCTGCGCGGCCCCCGCCTCGAACGGAGCGGGCTCCGACGAGTGCGCGCCCTCCGACGGCAAGGTGACACTGACCTACTGGTCGTGGATCCCCAACATCGAAGACGTCGTGGCCGAGTTCAACGCCTCGCACCCCGACATCCAGGTCGAGGCGAGCAGCATCGTCGGCGACGAGGCGTACCAGAACTACTTCAATGCGTTGAAGGCAGGCAAGGCGCCCGACGTGGGCCAGATGGAGTACGACCGCATCCCGGAGTTCCGTGCAGGCGACCACCTGCAGAACATCGTGAACTGCGAACCGGTCGCCGACCTCGCCGACAGGGTCGTGCCGTGGACCTACAATCAGGTCTCGCTCGGCACCGACTCGCTCTACGCGACCCCGACCGACATCGGCACACTGGGCCTCTATTACCGCACCGACATCTTCGAGCAGTACGGTCTCGGCACGCCGACGACATGGGACGAGTACATGGCCGCGGCAGAGAAGCTCAAGGCCGCCAACCCGTCCATCTCCATCACGAGCTTCGCGCCTCAGGACACCAGCACCCTGCAGGGGCTCGTCTGGCAGGCCGGCGCCACCCCTTACACCTACAGCGATGACTCCTTCGTGCTCGACATGAGGAGCGAGGCCATGAACAAGGTGGCGGACTACTGGCAGCAGATGATCGACAAGGGCTACGTCGACACTGCCGCGACTCCCTTCTCGCCGGCTCTCTACGCGGGCTGGAACGACGGCACGATCGCCAGCTACATCGGCCCGAGCTGGATGGACTTCCTCCTGCAGCCCAACGCGGCGAACACCGCGGGCAAGTGGGGTGTGCTCCCGCTCCCCGCCTGGGAGAAAGGACAGGCCTCGGGAGGTAACTGGGGCGGAGGTGGAACGGCGGTCTTCGCCGGCACCGAGCACCCCTACGAGGCCGCCGTCTTCGCCGACTGGCTGAGCACCAGCTCGGAGGCCAACGAGGCGATGTTCAGCACCGGGGGGCAGTCCGCCTCGCTCGCCTGGGCAGAGTCGGGTGCTTACGACAAGCCGATCCCGTTCTACAACGACCAGCCCATCTTCTCCGTCTTCGCGGAGTCGGCTGACGCCACCGACACCTCGTTCCAATGGGCACCCGATCAGACCAACCTGAACGGCTATCTGCAGGATGCGCTCTCCGGCGCCTTCGACGGATCGTCGACCATCAAGGACGCCTTCGCCACCACCCAGTCGAAGGTCGCAGCAGACCTCGAGAGTCTGTCGATCCCCGTCGAGGAGAAGTAG
- the iolC gene encoding 5-dehydro-2-deoxygluconokinase, which produces MRADAVDVLALGRLGVDLYPLQTGLGLEEVVTFGKYLGGSAANVAVAAARHGRSSALVSRVGDDPFGRYLLAELERLGVDSGAVFTDPALATPVTFCEIFPPDDFPLYFYREPKAPDLALSLEQVPDERVLGARIVWVTATGLSQVPSRSTHLDVLRRRARAGHVVLDLDYRPMFWADPAEATLQVGRALDGATVAVGNREECLVAVGETDPMRAADALLERGVELAVVKQGPDGVLAKTRDETVQVPPHPVEVVNGLGAGDAFGGALCHGLLAGWGLERVLRFANVAGAIVASRLECSTAMPTSAEVEAELGVLR; this is translated from the coding sequence ATGAGGGCTGACGCCGTCGACGTGCTCGCCCTCGGCCGGCTGGGAGTCGACCTCTATCCGCTGCAGACCGGTCTCGGGCTCGAGGAGGTCGTCACCTTCGGCAAGTACCTCGGCGGCAGCGCGGCGAACGTCGCCGTGGCCGCCGCGCGCCACGGCCGGTCGAGTGCGCTCGTGTCGCGCGTGGGCGACGACCCGTTCGGCAGGTACCTGCTGGCCGAACTCGAACGGCTGGGCGTCGACAGCGGAGCGGTCTTCACCGACCCGGCTCTCGCGACGCCGGTGACCTTCTGCGAGATCTTCCCACCCGACGACTTCCCGCTCTACTTCTATCGTGAGCCGAAGGCGCCCGACCTGGCGCTGTCGCTCGAGCAGGTGCCCGACGAGCGGGTGCTCGGGGCGAGGATCGTCTGGGTCACCGCGACGGGCTTGAGCCAGGTGCCCAGTCGCAGCACGCACCTCGACGTGCTGCGTCGACGTGCCCGGGCCGGCCACGTCGTGCTCGACCTCGACTACCGGCCCATGTTCTGGGCCGACCCCGCCGAGGCGACACTGCAGGTCGGCCGTGCCCTGGACGGTGCGACGGTCGCCGTGGGCAACCGGGAGGAGTGCCTCGTCGCGGTGGGGGAGACCGACCCCATGCGTGCGGCCGATGCGCTGCTGGAGCGCGGGGTCGAGCTCGCCGTCGTCAAGCAGGGTCCCGATGGCGTGCTGGCGAAGACCCGCGACGAGACCGTCCAGGTGCCACCGCATCCGGTCGAGGTGGTCAACGGGCTCGGCGCCGGCGACGCCTTCGGGGGCGCGCTCTGCCACGGGCTCCTCGCAGGGTGGGGGCTGGAGCGCGTCCTCCGTTTCGCGAACGTCGCGGGCGCCATCGTCGCGTCGCGACTCGAATGCTCGACGGCCATGCCGACGAGCGCCGAGGTCGAGGCCGAGCTCGGGGTGCTGCGATGA
- a CDS encoding MFS transporter encodes MTSAIGFRSERGPILIALMLTMGVVAVEATVLATAVPTIVGDLGDFALFPWLFSVYLLAQAVTVPIYAKLSDIFGRKPIILVGIGLFLAGSILCGFAWNMPALIVFRALQGLGAGAVMPMTITIAGDIYTIAERAKAQGYLAAVWGISSVVGPTLGGIFSQLEMWRGIFFINIPLCLLAAWMLIRSFKEKVHKRDHRIDYAGAALLTVSMSLLILGVLQGGVSWAWDSWQSIGSFTIGGLLLAAFVLVQTRAAEPVLPLWVFSRRLLLTTTLISLGVGAILIGLTSYVPVYLEGSIGVPPLAAGLALAALTIGWPISGAFAGRFYLRIGFKSTALLGLAVALVGATVLAVTASAPSVALVATACFVIGLGLGVVATPTLIAAQASVEWGDRGVVTGTNQFARAIGSAVGAAVFGAIANAAFGSEADVPAAAIISGGSAVFLAVAVVGVATLGAVVAMPATPVPGRP; translated from the coding sequence ATGACCTCCGCCATCGGCTTCCGCTCAGAACGCGGGCCCATCCTCATCGCGCTCATGCTCACCATGGGCGTGGTCGCCGTGGAGGCGACCGTGCTTGCCACCGCCGTTCCGACGATCGTGGGCGACCTCGGTGACTTCGCATTGTTCCCGTGGCTGTTCTCGGTCTACCTCCTGGCCCAGGCGGTCACGGTGCCGATCTATGCGAAGCTCTCCGACATCTTCGGGCGGAAGCCGATCATCCTGGTGGGCATCGGGCTCTTCCTGGCGGGTTCGATCCTCTGCGGCTTCGCCTGGAACATGCCGGCCCTCATCGTCTTCCGGGCACTGCAGGGGCTCGGTGCCGGAGCCGTGATGCCCATGACCATCACCATCGCGGGTGACATCTACACCATCGCCGAGCGGGCCAAGGCCCAGGGCTATCTCGCCGCCGTCTGGGGCATCTCCTCGGTGGTGGGCCCCACCCTCGGCGGGATCTTCTCGCAGCTCGAGATGTGGCGCGGCATCTTCTTCATCAACATCCCACTCTGTCTCCTCGCGGCGTGGATGCTCATCCGCTCCTTCAAGGAGAAGGTGCACAAGCGAGACCATCGCATCGACTACGCCGGGGCCGCGCTGCTCACCGTGTCGATGAGCCTCCTCATCCTGGGCGTGCTCCAAGGCGGGGTCTCGTGGGCGTGGGACTCGTGGCAGAGCATCGGGTCGTTCACCATCGGCGGACTGCTCCTCGCCGCCTTCGTGCTGGTGCAGACGCGTGCAGCGGAGCCGGTGCTCCCGCTCTGGGTGTTCTCGCGCCGGCTGTTGCTCACCACGACGCTCATCTCGCTCGGGGTCGGCGCGATACTCATCGGCCTGACCTCGTACGTGCCGGTCTACCTGGAGGGTTCGATCGGCGTGCCGCCCCTCGCGGCGGGGCTCGCCCTGGCGGCCCTCACTATCGGCTGGCCGATCTCCGGCGCCTTCGCGGGCCGCTTCTACCTGCGCATCGGCTTCAAGAGCACCGCCCTCCTGGGGCTCGCCGTGGCACTCGTGGGAGCGACCGTGCTCGCGGTCACGGCCTCCGCCCCCTCGGTCGCCCTCGTCGCGACCGCCTGCTTCGTGATCGGTCTGGGTCTCGGAGTCGTGGCGACGCCGACGCTCATCGCCGCCCAGGCAAGCGTCGAGTGGGGTGACCGAGGCGTGGTCACGGGCACCAACCAGTTCGCCAGGGCCATCGGCAGCGCCGTGGGAGCCGCCGTCTTCGGAGCCATCGCGAACGCAGCCTTCGGCTCCGAGGCCGACGTGCCGGCCGCGGCGATCATCTCAGGCGGCTCGGCCGTCTTCCTGGCGGTGGCCGTGGTGGGCGTCGCGACGCTCGGCGCAGTGGTGGCGATGCCGGCGACTCCGGTACCCGGCCGCCCGTAA
- a CDS encoding carbohydrate ABC transporter permease, producing the protein MTSPRLTLRSQRTSHQSPPSTILRYFLLIAAAAYFIGPLLWLFMAASKSSGAVIGTPAWSFEGFQLFQNLQELFSYDGGIFFRWIANSALYAIAGAFVGTLIAAMGGYYISMFRFRGRDAIFAIVLGGVLVPATALALPLFLLFAQVNLTDTFWAVFLPSLVSPFGFYLSRLTADSAVPLEVVESARVDGAGEIRIFFSIASRLMLPGLVTVFLVQFVGIWNNFLLPVVMLNNSDLYPLTLGLYIWNGQVQQASILQTLTLTGSLVSIIPLTIAFIALQRFWQSGLNAGAVKA; encoded by the coding sequence ATGACCTCCCCCCGCCTCACCCTCCGATCGCAGCGCACCTCCCACCAGTCGCCGCCGTCGACCATCCTCCGCTACTTCCTCCTGATCGCCGCTGCGGCCTACTTCATCGGTCCTCTCCTCTGGCTGTTCATGGCGGCGTCCAAGTCGTCGGGGGCCGTGATCGGCACACCGGCGTGGTCGTTCGAGGGGTTCCAGCTGTTCCAGAACCTGCAGGAGCTGTTCAGCTACGACGGCGGGATCTTCTTCCGCTGGATCGCCAACAGTGCCCTGTACGCCATCGCCGGAGCTTTCGTCGGCACCCTCATCGCCGCCATGGGCGGCTATTACATCTCGATGTTCCGCTTCAGAGGGCGCGACGCCATCTTCGCGATCGTGCTGGGCGGAGTGCTCGTACCGGCCACCGCGCTCGCGCTGCCGCTGTTCCTGCTGTTCGCGCAGGTCAACCTCACCGACACCTTCTGGGCCGTCTTCCTCCCCAGTCTGGTGAGCCCCTTCGGCTTCTACCTGAGCCGGCTCACCGCCGATTCCGCGGTGCCGTTGGAGGTGGTCGAGTCGGCCCGGGTCGACGGCGCGGGCGAGATCCGCATCTTCTTCTCCATCGCTTCGCGCCTCATGCTGCCGGGGCTCGTGACGGTCTTCCTGGTGCAGTTCGTCGGAATCTGGAACAACTTCCTCCTGCCTGTCGTGATGCTCAACAACAGCGACCTCTACCCGCTCACCCTCGGTCTCTACATCTGGAACGGCCAGGTGCAGCAGGCGTCGATCCTGCAGACTCTGACCCTGACGGGCTCGCTGGTCTCGATCATCCCGTTGACGATCGCCTTCATCGCGCTTCAGCGCTTCTGGCAGAGCGGACTGAACGCCGGGGCCGTCAAGGCCTGA
- a CDS encoding carbohydrate ABC transporter permease, producing MNATVAPTASAVGRGVRDSSRRPGFGRLGVRAFFLGPFYILFALLYVLPIGYAIVQSLFVVERSGGVFGTVSSRFDGLTQYGRVLTDAEFLQGLGRVGVYALIQVPTMTALAVAIALLLATTARRAAVVIRSIVFLPYAVPTVIAGIMWASLYQPATSPLDQMGIHIPWLGGQMILISIANIGLWAWTGFNVLVMVSALTSIPPEIIEAARIDGASEFRIAMSIKLPLIVPTIVMTSLFTMIGTLQLFSEPTILRSISTAITSGFTPNMLALSAASGNSYSYAAAISVTLAVITVLLSIGLFRIIRKVGQ from the coding sequence GTGAATGCAACCGTCGCCCCCACGGCGTCGGCGGTCGGCCGGGGTGTGCGTGACTCGTCACGCCGCCCCGGCTTCGGCCGCCTCGGCGTCAGAGCCTTCTTCCTCGGCCCCTTCTACATCCTGTTCGCCCTTCTCTACGTGCTCCCGATCGGCTACGCCATCGTGCAGAGCCTGTTCGTGGTGGAGAGATCGGGCGGCGTCTTCGGCACGGTGTCCTCCCGCTTCGACGGGCTGACCCAGTACGGCCGGGTGCTCACCGACGCCGAGTTCCTGCAAGGACTCGGCCGCGTGGGGGTCTACGCCCTCATCCAGGTTCCGACCATGACCGCGCTCGCCGTGGCCATCGCCCTCCTGCTCGCAACCACGGCGCGGCGGGCCGCCGTGGTCATCCGTAGCATCGTCTTCCTCCCCTATGCGGTGCCCACGGTCATCGCCGGCATCATGTGGGCCTCGCTCTACCAGCCGGCGACGTCGCCGCTCGACCAGATGGGGATCCACATCCCGTGGCTCGGCGGCCAGATGATCCTCATCTCCATCGCCAACATCGGCCTGTGGGCCTGGACCGGGTTCAACGTTCTGGTGATGGTGTCGGCGCTCACCTCCATCCCGCCGGAGATCATCGAAGCCGCGCGCATCGACGGGGCCTCCGAGTTTCGCATCGCAATGTCGATCAAGCTCCCCCTGATCGTCCCCACGATCGTCATGACATCGCTGTTCACCATGATCGGAACCCTCCAACTTTTCAGCGAGCCGACGATCCTCAGATCCATCTCGACGGCCATCACCTCAGGGTTCACGCCGAACATGCTGGCCCTGTCGGCAGCCTCCGGGAACTCCTACAGCTACGCGGCGGCCATCTCGGTCACGCTCGCCGTCATCACCGTCCTGCTCTCCATCGGGCTCTTCCGCATCATCCGAAAGGTCGGTCAATGA
- a CDS encoding LacI family DNA-binding transcriptional regulator — MVDGDTRTGDAGLALGMVMVRPVRDTQAEAFSQELIAGIDEAMSSAGGSFLVKIVGDEESELETYRHWAATARIGSVIIEDLTVTDGRLALLGELGLDVVVSGDLDLAGDRPAIWTDHSRAMRLAVLALHDLGHRRIARVSGPTQFRHSLARSAAFVEVTKELGIRPLEAIGDYSRQSGAAATRELLDREHPPTAIIFDNDLMAVGGLAHATESGCAVPGDLSIVAWDDSVRCQISDPPLAALSHDVRQIGEMLGAAVVEAQRGRTVRDETPPPTLVLRGSVTAPRPTDD; from the coding sequence ATGGTCGACGGCGACACCCGCACAGGCGACGCGGGGCTCGCGTTGGGGATGGTCATGGTGCGCCCGGTGCGGGACACCCAGGCGGAGGCCTTCTCGCAAGAGCTCATCGCCGGCATCGACGAAGCGATGAGCTCGGCCGGGGGGTCGTTCCTGGTGAAGATCGTCGGCGACGAGGAGAGCGAGCTCGAGACGTATCGCCACTGGGCGGCCACGGCACGCATCGGGTCGGTCATCATCGAAGACCTCACAGTGACGGACGGCCGTCTGGCACTGCTCGGCGAGCTCGGGCTCGATGTGGTGGTCTCAGGCGACCTCGATCTGGCGGGCGACCGCCCGGCGATCTGGACCGATCACTCCCGAGCCATGCGCCTGGCCGTCTTGGCACTCCACGACCTCGGCCATCGAAGGATCGCGCGGGTGTCGGGGCCGACCCAGTTCCGCCACTCCCTCGCGCGATCGGCCGCCTTCGTCGAGGTGACGAAGGAGCTCGGCATCCGCCCTCTCGAAGCCATAGGCGACTACTCGCGCCAGTCGGGAGCTGCGGCCACCCGCGAACTGCTCGACCGCGAGCACCCGCCCACGGCGATCATCTTCGACAACGACCTCATGGCGGTGGGAGGCCTCGCACACGCGACGGAGAGCGGATGCGCCGTGCCCGGCGATCTCTCGATCGTCGCCTGGGACGACTCGGTGCGCTGCCAGATCAGCGACCCTCCCCTCGCGGCGCTGAGCCACGACGTCCGTCAGATCGGGGAGATGCTCGGGGCGGCGGTCGTCGAGGCCCAGCGAGGACGGACCGTGCGAGACGAGACCCCACCACCGACGCTCGTGCTGCGAGGCAGCGTGACCGCACCTCGGCCGACCGACGACTGA
- a CDS encoding serine hydrolase domain-containing protein: MNPNHDISAESASSGAVAPGFEAVRDRLDRYLADEPLYSAQLAVFWRGELIVDLVGGPDMAADSLTGVFSVSKGAGAAAISILVESGQLDLEQRVAHYWPEFAKSGKEGVLVRQLLSHQAGLLGVDERMSLDDFLDSEVAAARLARERPLWRPGSAFGYHGLTIGVFMEELVRRITGESLQSLYEREVRGPRDIDFFLGLPESEEPRYRDVLPMAPTEQQAAELAAQPRQPDGMAMLMFNSSRGIAGADISPNQRVVRAAGASAFGAVASGRGLAEHYAAVLGHVGTPFLSPETNRIMSQQQSWGIDRCFGDEHCFATVYQCPSHRVPFGSYRAFGHDGAGGALGFADPLHDLSFGYVPARMAYPGGVDPKAVELSRIVRAALPAEA, translated from the coding sequence GTGAACCCGAACCACGACATCAGCGCAGAGAGCGCCTCGTCGGGTGCCGTCGCCCCGGGCTTCGAAGCGGTGCGCGACCGGCTCGACCGGTACCTCGCCGATGAGCCGCTCTACAGCGCTCAGCTCGCCGTCTTCTGGCGGGGGGAGCTGATCGTCGACCTGGTCGGTGGGCCCGACATGGCCGCCGACTCGCTGACCGGGGTGTTTTCCGTGTCGAAGGGCGCGGGTGCGGCTGCCATCTCGATCCTCGTCGAATCGGGGCAGCTCGATCTCGAGCAGCGAGTCGCCCACTACTGGCCCGAGTTCGCGAAGAGCGGGAAGGAGGGCGTTCTGGTGCGTCAACTGCTCTCGCACCAGGCGGGTCTCCTCGGCGTCGACGAGCGGATGAGTCTCGACGACTTCCTCGACTCGGAGGTGGCCGCCGCGAGGTTGGCTCGCGAGCGCCCGCTGTGGCGGCCGGGAAGTGCCTTCGGTTACCACGGACTCACGATCGGTGTGTTCATGGAAGAGCTCGTGCGCCGGATCACCGGCGAGAGCCTTCAGTCGCTCTACGAGCGCGAGGTGCGTGGCCCGCGCGACATCGACTTCTTCCTGGGGCTCCCCGAGAGCGAGGAACCCCGCTACCGCGACGTGCTCCCGATGGCGCCCACCGAGCAGCAGGCTGCCGAGCTCGCCGCACAACCGCGGCAGCCCGACGGCATGGCGATGCTGATGTTCAACTCGAGCAGGGGCATCGCCGGTGCCGACATCAGCCCCAACCAGCGGGTCGTCCGTGCCGCCGGCGCGTCGGCGTTCGGGGCCGTGGCCTCTGGCCGGGGGCTCGCCGAGCACTACGCCGCCGTGCTCGGGCACGTGGGAACCCCCTTCCTCTCTCCCGAGACGAACCGGATCATGTCGCAGCAGCAGAGCTGGGGCATCGACCGATGCTTCGGAGACGAGCACTGCTTCGCCACCGTCTATCAGTGCCCGTCGCACCGCGTGCCGTTCGGTAGCTACCGGGCCTTCGGGCACGATGGCGCGGGTGGCGCGCTCGGCTTCGCCGACCCGCTGCACGATCTCTCGTTCGGATACGTCCCAGCACGGATGGCCTATCCCGGGGGAGTCGACCCCAAGGCGGTCGAGCTCTCCCGCATCGTCCGCGCAGCACTCCCCGCCGAGGCCTAG
- a CDS encoding ROK family protein: MTMELSALAHPSHGRILDIIRAAGQISRVEIAQESGMTGASVTNIVRLLLQAGLVREIGYAESTGGKRRTLLSIAPESRYAVGVHLQHESVTYTVSDLAGRLVGRRASPAAESQEPEPMARRLAVDVEAVLDDLDVQKSSVYGVGIAGSRTLDHDARTRIDLVQALSRGLALPVVDDREAVAAAIGEFWQGTADQPSSFAVLYMGEEFGVGLVNSGSVWRGATGNAGDIGHIAVDPGGPVCACGRKGCLQAVASPAAVVAQARRQGVLADSTSSAADRFDAVARRAVRGEEGPLALIAESARKVAAVATTAASIMDIEMYVLAGSGFAVPGAIYAEHIRRALDELTGALSLPRVAVELAHNPRDAAAVGASALVLQGALAPR, encoded by the coding sequence ATGACCATGGAGCTCTCAGCCCTTGCGCATCCGAGTCACGGCCGCATTCTCGACATCATCCGGGCCGCCGGGCAGATCAGTCGCGTCGAGATCGCCCAGGAGTCGGGGATGACCGGCGCCTCCGTGACGAACATCGTGCGTCTCCTCCTCCAGGCCGGTCTCGTGCGCGAGATCGGCTACGCCGAGTCGACCGGCGGCAAGCGCCGCACGCTCCTCTCCATCGCGCCGGAGTCGCGGTACGCCGTCGGCGTGCACCTGCAGCACGAGAGCGTGACCTACACGGTCTCCGACCTCGCCGGCCGCCTCGTCGGCCGCCGGGCATCGCCGGCCGCCGAATCGCAGGAGCCCGAGCCGATGGCACGGAGACTCGCCGTCGATGTCGAAGCCGTGCTCGACGACCTCGACGTGCAGAAGAGCTCGGTCTACGGAGTCGGGATCGCCGGAAGCAGGACGCTCGACCACGACGCCCGCACCCGCATCGACCTCGTGCAGGCCCTCAGTCGCGGCTTGGCGCTCCCCGTCGTCGACGATCGGGAGGCAGTGGCCGCGGCCATCGGCGAGTTCTGGCAGGGCACGGCCGACCAGCCGTCGTCGTTCGCCGTGCTCTACATGGGGGAGGAGTTCGGCGTGGGCCTCGTGAACTCCGGATCGGTCTGGCGAGGCGCCACCGGCAACGCCGGTGACATCGGCCACATCGCGGTCGACCCGGGGGGCCCGGTCTGCGCCTGCGGCAGGAAGGGGTGCCTCCAGGCCGTCGCCTCTCCGGCGGCTGTCGTCGCGCAGGCGCGCCGGCAGGGCGTGCTCGCCGACTCGACCTCCTCGGCGGCAGACCGGTTCGACGCCGTGGCGCGCCGAGCCGTCAGGGGAGAGGAGGGCCCTCTGGCGCTCATCGCCGAGTCGGCACGGAAGGTCGCCGCCGTGGCGACGACGGCGGCGAGCATCATGGACATCGAGATGTACGTGCTCGCCGGCTCGGGCTTCGCCGTTCCCGGTGCGATCTACGCCGAGCACATCCGGCGGGCCCTCGATGAGCTCACCGGCGCGCTGTCGCTCCCCCGCGTCGCCGTCGAGCTGGCGCACAACCCCCGAGACGCAGCGGCCGTGGGGGCATCGGCACTCGTGCTTCAGGGAGCGCTCGCCCCTCGGTAG
- a CDS encoding GH1 family beta-glucosidase, with protein MPPTSGLPADFLFGAATAAYQIEGAVAVDGRGASIWDVFSHTPGKTLNGDTGDRATDHYHRWAEDFDLVAGLGLDAYRFSIAWPRIQPDGRGAARPEGLAFYERLVDGLLDRGVQPVATLYHWDLPQALQEEGGWLSRETASRFADYAVRVADVLGDRIRLWTTLNEPWCSAFLGHGSGEMAPGLRDGESALRAAHHLNLAHGLGVQALRASRPDAEVSVTLNLHTVRDAPGSKVDGARRVDAVGNRVFTGPMLRGEYPADLLRDTAAITDWSFVHDGDLAVIAQPLDSLGVNYYHSELVAPAPAGESADPDAMAAFPGCADLRFLPYEPPLTDMGWNIDPDALEELLVDLHTEFPGIPLMVTENGAAFPDVVTEGRVLDDDRIAYLSSHIAATVRAVNRGADVRGYFAWSLLDNFEWALGYSKRFGLVRVDYDTFERTVKDSGIWYRDLIRTVKAGADDEG; from the coding sequence ATGCCACCGACCTCAGGTCTTCCCGCCGACTTCCTGTTCGGCGCCGCCACCGCCGCATACCAGATCGAGGGCGCTGTCGCCGTGGATGGGCGGGGCGCATCGATCTGGGACGTCTTCAGCCACACACCGGGGAAGACCCTGAACGGTGACACGGGTGATCGGGCCACCGATCACTACCACCGGTGGGCCGAAGACTTCGATCTCGTTGCCGGGCTCGGCCTCGATGCCTACCGCTTCTCGATCGCCTGGCCACGCATCCAGCCCGACGGGCGGGGCGCTGCGCGGCCGGAGGGGCTCGCGTTCTACGAACGACTCGTCGACGGTCTTCTCGACCGGGGTGTGCAACCCGTCGCCACGCTCTACCACTGGGATCTTCCGCAGGCGCTGCAGGAGGAGGGCGGTTGGCTCTCCCGTGAGACCGCGTCACGGTTCGCCGACTACGCAGTGCGGGTGGCCGACGTTCTGGGCGACCGCATCCGACTGTGGACCACCCTCAACGAGCCGTGGTGCTCGGCGTTCCTCGGTCACGGATCAGGCGAGATGGCTCCGGGCCTCCGCGACGGGGAGTCGGCGCTGCGGGCGGCCCACCATCTCAACCTCGCCCACGGCCTGGGCGTGCAGGCACTGCGGGCGTCTCGCCCCGACGCGGAGGTGTCGGTGACCCTGAACCTGCACACGGTGCGCGACGCGCCGGGGTCGAAGGTCGACGGCGCTCGGCGGGTGGACGCCGTGGGCAATCGCGTCTTCACCGGGCCGATGCTCCGCGGTGAGTACCCGGCCGATCTGCTGCGCGACACGGCCGCGATCACCGACTGGTCGTTCGTTCACGATGGTGATCTGGCGGTGATCGCGCAGCCGCTCGACTCACTCGGAGTGAACTACTACCACTCCGAACTCGTGGCGCCGGCACCGGCAGGCGAGTCGGCCGACCCGGACGCCATGGCCGCGTTCCCGGGATGCGCCGACCTCCGCTTCCTGCCCTACGAGCCACCGCTCACCGACATGGGCTGGAACATCGACCCGGATGCGCTCGAAGAGCTGCTCGTGGACCTCCACACGGAGTTCCCCGGCATCCCGCTCATGGTCACGGAGAACGGGGCCGCCTTCCCCGACGTGGTGACGGAGGGGCGCGTGCTCGATGACGACCGCATCGCCTATCTCTCGTCCCACATCGCCGCGACGGTGCGGGCTGTGAACCGGGGGGCCGACGTGCGCGGCTACTTCGCCTGGTCGCTGCTCGACAACTTCGAATGGGCCCTCGGGTACTCCAAACGGTTCGGTCTCGTCCGAGTCGACTACGACACCTTCGAGCGCACGGTCAAGGACAGCGGCATCTGGTACCGCGACCTCATCCGCACGGTCAAGGCGGGAGCCGACGATGAGGGCTGA